A region of the Mangifera indica cultivar Alphonso chromosome 10, CATAS_Mindica_2.1, whole genome shotgun sequence genome:
tcatagtcttctgtttctttgcatacatgctgatcaacaacaatgttgcatactgccttgtttctgtgcatgaggagtgttgttgttgtgtcattgggtaagttgcatcattgttacatacgctgggaaacccgagagtgcagtgctactggcgcgaaagagaaggttgcaaaaaaccttaattctctctggtctaacaaggctgtgtaacagtgttgcaagttgcaacaatgattaaacaataaggtaggatactttctgtcaagtgcacacccatttgcatgttgttttgagtgattctgcatgagtcatagtcttctgtttctttgcatacatgctgatcaacaacaatgttgcatactgccttgtttctgtgcatgaggagtgttgttgttgtgtcattgggtaagttgcatcattgttacatacgctgggaaacccgagagtgcagtgctactggcgcgaaagagaaggttgcaaaaaaccttaattctctctggtctaacaaggctgtgtaacagtgttgcaagttgcaacaatgattaaacaataaggtaggatactttctgtcaagtgcacacccatttgcatgctgttttgagtgattctgcatgagtcatagtcttctgtttctttgcatacatgctgaccaacaacaatgttgcatactgccttgtttctgtgcatgaggagtgttgttgttgtgtcattgggtaagttgcatcattgttacatacgCTGGGATACTGTGTTTTTCTGTGCCTTCagtctcaaattaattgttattcttttaacTAATTCTGTGTTTTGTTAGGATGAGTTCTACAAAGTTATTCACTATTAAATTTGAAGCTTGTGGCATACCATctgaaataagaaatattgatCCAGAAGAGTATAGCTTAATTGTGTTCATCAAGGATGTTAAGCAAtgtattgcaaatgaaaatgagGAGGTGCAACTTTATCCAGGTGAGCAGATAAAAGTTGAAGCAAGATCAGCTAATGGAGAGGGTAATTACATCATTGCCAGTGATGAGGACATGATGTTTGTCTTTGAAGAGTATAGAAAAGTAGGTCAGCAAATTATTCAGATGTATGTTGAATTTATTCCAGTACAGAGCAGATCTCCTCGGCCTCTACTACCTTCACACAGTCAACCCAACACCGAACCAACAGAACGTAACTCACCCAACACCCAACCAACAGAGCCTAACTCACCCAACACCCAACCAATAGAAAGTTCTGATGAGGGAGAAGAATTTACCCAGCATGATGATGACTTTCATTGGAGTGATGCATCACATGAAGATGAGACTATTAGTCATGCCGAAGTTGAAATCAGGTCTGAATCtgttgaggatgatgatgagacACGAGGACTTAATTATAAATCTGACAATAGTGATGGGGAAAGTGATGAGGGAGAAGATGATGGTGCTACCAGATTAGCTAGACATATGAAGGGAAAGGCTTTTAAGAAAGGTGCAGATGGGAAGATTTATTTTGAGGTTGGACATGTTTTTGACAGTGTTGAACATTTCAGGGGTGTGCTGAAAGATTACACGGTTGATCGTGGGTTTGCTACAAAAAAGATATACAATGAGAAGAGAAGAATAAAGGTTGTGTGTAGATCAGAAGGCTGCCCATTCCATCTCTATGCAGCTCTGATGGTAGATGGTCAATCCTACCAAATACGTCAGTACGAGCATATGCACACATGCCTCAGGGTTAATGATAACCCAGCTGCGAGTGCATTATGGGTAGCTGAGAAATTTGGCAGGTTTATAAGGTCACAAGAAGGCAGTAGCATTAAGCCTCTAGCTTCTCAGTTGGAGCAGGagcattttttaaagataaatcataGAAAATTGTATAGGGCTAAGAAAATTGCCACTGGTTTGACAGCAAAGGAGCATGCAGAGTCGTATAACTGGCTgtttaaatattgtcatattgtGTTGATGACCAATACAGGATCAAAAGCTGCCCTAAAGGTAATTAGGGATGAAATTCCCTCGACACCGCGTTTTCATCgcttttttctaagttttgctGCACAGAAGAAAGGCTTTTTAGAGGGTTGTCGTCGTTTTATAGGGGTTGATGGATGCCATCTGAAGGGGCATTTTGGGGGAGTCCTGCTGTCTGCTGTAGCGATTGATGCGAACAGTGGGATATTCCCATTGGCAATCTGTGTTTGTGAAGTAGAAAACAATGATAGTTGGGGTTACTTTCTGGGGATGTTGAAAGAATTCATGGGTGATGTCTTGCCTATCACTTTCATGAGTGATAGGCAAAAGGGAATAATACATGCCTTGCAAACTCAGTGGCCTAATGCAAAGAGTAGATTTTGTGCAAGACATGTATATGCGAATTTCAGGAAAACTTTCCCTGGGGTACATCTTCGAAATCTGTTTTGGGCTATTTCTAGAGCATCAaataaagtggattttcatgaggcattaaataaaatgaaggcaGTGGATGAAACTGCTTACAAGTGGGTAATTGACAATGAGCCAGATCAATGGTCTAGATTTGGCTTTGACACTGAAGCCAAATCTGACCatatcacaaataatatgtctgaAACATTTAATAGTTGGCTTGGAGAAGGTCGGGAGCTGCCTATTCTCAGTTTGTTGGAGTTGTATCgaagaagaataatgaagaGACTTTATAGTAGGCTGAAGGCAGGGACTGAATGGGTCACTCCATTGCCCCCACttgttgttaaaaaattgaacaaaagtaTTGAGACAGCTCGAAATGTCTCTATTTCATATGCTGGACTGCAAGAGTTCGAGGTGATTGATATGAATGGTATTCCAAGCAGAACATACACCTTGAATTTGGACAAAAGAATCTGTGATTGTGGGATGTGGCAGCTGTCTGGGATTCCCTGCCAACATGCAATCTGCTCAATATTGCACATGAACTTCCCTACCATTGATAAGTTTGTAGATGACAGGTTGCAAATTTCAGCATATATGAGAACATATGCTGAAATTATTCATCCTATTCCAGACAAGAGAACCTGGCCAGAGGAATGTGAAGATAAGCTGCAGCCACCTGTTAGGCATGGCAAAGCTGGCAGGCCCAGAAAGGCTAGGAGGAAAGACCCCactgaagagagaaagagaaaacctGTGTCTACACTTAGGTGTAGTCACTGCCATGAATTGGGGCACAACAAAAGGTCCTGCCAATACAATCCAAACAATGCAGGAAGACCCAAAAAAAAGGTATTGCTTCTGTTTATATGTTAGCATTCTGTTTGCtactgttttttctgttttattaaacctactcatttttttttccccttatatCAGAGAAGAACAATCCCAACCATGGAAAGCCAGTCAGCTAAAAGTCAGTttggttcatcttcttcctcacagCATCCAGAGTCACAGATACAATGAAACTGGGGATTTCccttatgtaaattttttggataattgcTCAATTGCtcagttataaattttttggataattttttggttcatcttcttcctcacagCATGTAAATTTTTTCTATAGCTCAGTGAAATGTTCTCTGCATGTAAATTCTTTGGATAGCTCAGTGAAATGTTCACTGTAAGTATTCTGTGTATTCTgtgttaatttataaattagtgCATATGAGGAGTATTCTGTGTGTGTGTTGACAGTGTTGAGAgtgttaatttatgaattagtGCTTATGAGGAGTGTTCTGtgtgttgacagtgttgatATGAGGAGTGTGTTTACAGTGTTGATATGAGGAGTGTGTTTACAGTGTTGATATGAGGAGTATTCTGGGTTGACAGTGTtgatttatgaatcaaaatggtCTGTTATTGCATGCATTCCAGTACACAGCTATTTGCATTTCTAGGTTTCCAAGCAGGCCAGTATTAAGCAATGTATTACACAACTCTTTGAAGTatatttatgaatcaaaatggtTTGCATTTTCAGGTTTCCAAGCAGGCCAGTATTAAGCAATGTATTACACAACTCTTTgcatttcatcactttcataatcAAAGGCAGTTCCAACCGAAAATCTGTAATTCAAACTGAAATGATGCATTGTTTTCAGGCCATGGAAGTTGCTGGTTAAATTatggaatatgaaaaattggttaATTAATTGAGAGggcattttggtctttttatttaagggtttttaGGTCATTTTAGTGAAAAGGGTAATTACGTCATTTGGCATGCag
Encoded here:
- the LOC123226783 gene encoding uncharacterized protein LOC123226783, producing MTTKSAPTEAFRKYFLPSRFILSDTLFILIVEYCNSLCNVRFYVSIRKLKFETGFGFSGMSSTKLFTIKFEACGIPSEIRNIDPEEYSLIVFIKDVKQCIANENEEVQLYPGEQIKVEARSANGEGNYIIASDEDMMFVFEEYRKVGQQIIQMYVEFIPVQSRSPRPLLPSHSQPNTEPTERNSPNTQPTEPNSPNTQPIESSDEGEEFTQHDDDFHWSDASHEDETISHAEVEIRSESVEDDDETRGLNYKSDNSDGESDEGEDDGATRLARHMKGKAFKKGADGKIYFEVGHVFDSVEHFRGVLKDYTVDRGFATKKIYNEKRRIKVVCRSEGCPFHLYAALMVDGQSYQIRQYEHMHTCLRVNDNPAASALWVAEKFGRFIRSQEGSSIKPLASQLEQEHFLKINHRKLYRAKKIATGLTAKEHAESYNWLFKYCHIVLMTNTGSKAALKVIRDEIPSTPRFHRFFLSFAAQKKGFLEGCRRFIGVDGCHLKGHFGGVLLSAVAIDANSGIFPLAICVCEVENNDSWGYFLGMLKEFMGDVLPITFMSDRQKGIIHALQTQWPNAKSRFCARHVYANFRKTFPGVHLRNLFWAISRASNKVDFHEALNKMKAVDETAYKWVIDNEPDQWSRFGFDTEAKSDHITNNMSETFNSWLGEGRELPILSLLELYRRRIMKRLYSRLKAGTEWVTPLPPLVVKKLNKSIETARNVSISYAGLQEFEVIDMNGIPSRTYTLNLDKRICDCGMWQLSGIPCQHAICSILHMNFPTIDKFVDDRLQISAYMRTYAEIIHPIPDKRTWPEECEDKLQPPVRHGKAGRPRKARRKDPTEERKRKPVSTLRCSHCHELGHNKRSCQYNPNNAGRPKKKRRTIPTMESQSAKSQFGSSSSSQHPESQIQ